Below is a genomic region from Streptomyces sp. NBC_00461.
GTCCTCGGCGAACGCCCCGGCCTGATGCAGGTCGCGGGGATCGCGGTCGCCGTCACCGGCGTCGTGCTGGCGGGCGGACCCCAGCTCAAGGGCGCGCCCGTGCAGCGGCAGGCCATCCTGCTCACGCTCGTCGCGGCACTCGGCTTCGGCACGGTGTTCGCGCTGATCACGGAGGCGTCGGCGAGTGTCACGGGCCTGTTTCTCGCGCTGTTCGTGCAGCGACTGACCAACGTCGCCGGGGGCGGCATCGCGCTCTACGTCTCCGTGAAGCGCGGCGGCGAGGCGCTCCCGGCCGGCGGTTTCCCCTGGGCGTCTCTCCCGGCGCTGGCCTCCGTCGGCCTCGCGGACGTCGCGGCCAACGGCACGTACTCGGTCGCCGCACAGCACGGCCCCGTCACGGTGGCCGCCGTCCTCGCCTCGCTCTATCCGGTGGTGACCGCACTCGCCGCCCGCGGCTTCCTCAGCGAACGGCTCCGCGGCATCCAGGCGGCGGGCGCGGGCCTCGCCCTGGTGGGCACGCTGCTGCTGGCGACGGGCTAGTTTCTAGGCCTCGGCGTCCAACTCGGCGAGCCGCGCGACCGTCTCCTCGTCCAGTTCCGAGAGCGCGCGCAGCTGTTCGGGGGTGATCCCGTCCGGTATCGGCACCGGCGCGGGTGTCCTGAGGGGCGGCTGCCAGCCCTCGCCGGCCGTCCAGCGCCGTACGACTCGGGCGGGCGCGCCCGCGACCACGGCGTGGTCGGGCACGACGCCTCGGACCACGGCACCCGCGGCCACCACCACGTTCCGTCCGATCCGCGCGCCCGGCAGGATCACCGCGCCGGTGCCGATCCAGCAGCCGGAACCGATCGCCACCGGCTCCATCCGCGGCCACTGCTTGCCGATGGGCTCGTGGGGATCGTCGTAGGAGTGGTTCGTGGACGTGACGTACACGTACGGCCCGAAGTAGCAGTCGCTGCCGATGGTGACCGTCGTGTCGGCGATGACATGGCTGCCCCGGCCCAGGACGACGCCGTCCCCGATGCGCAGGATCGGGTCGGGGCCGAGGTCGAGGTCGGGCATCAGGCCGGCGGTGAGGGTGACCTGTTCGCCGACGATGCAGTGGGAGCCCAGGTGGATCCAGGGTTCGCCGAAGACCGTGCCGAGCGGGAAGGCGAGCCGGGTGTGGGCGCCCAGCGCACCGAAGCGGAAGCGTCCCGGATGCTGCGCGGTGACCGAGCCCGTGCGCTGCACCCAGGCCCAGCCCGCGTGGACGGCGCGCTGCGTGAGGCTTCGCCGCCAGGATGAGAACGTGTTCTTGCGCTTCGGCACCCGCTCACCGTACTCAGGGCCACGTGCACCGACGGGCTCCGCGCCCTGTGATCTTCACCCCACCTGAGCAGGCGTCACCCGGGACGCGGATCACCCGTAGCGGATGAGGCGGCCGCGGCCGACCTGTGGTGCGGTTCGAGGATGACTATGCGCAGCCTCCCGAACCCCTTCGACGCGGCGGGGCGAGTGGCCCGGTACGCACTGGGGACCGCCGGCTCGGTCGCCGACCGCGTGGTCCCCGCGGTGACGGCCGCCGTCCTGGACCGGCTCGACCTGGACGGCCTGGCCGCCCGCATCGACGTCAACCGGATCGCCGACCGCGTGGACGTGATGCGCGTGGCCCGCCGGCTTGACGTCGACCTCGTCGCCGACCGGGTCGATGTGGATCGCATCGCCGACCGCGTGGACATCGAGCGGGTGGCGGCCCGGGTGGACGTGAACGAGGTCGCCGCCCGTCTCGACGTCGACAGGGTCGCTGCGCAAATCGACGTCGCCAGGATCGCGGCGCGTATCGACGTCGACCGGATCGCCGCCCGGCTGGACGTGGACGCCGTGATCGACCGGATCGACCTGGTCGCGCTCACCAAGGCCGTGCTGGAGGAGATCGATCTGGGCCGGATCGTCCGGGACACCAGCGGCGGGATGGCCGAGGAGACGGTCGACGCGCTCCGGCTGAGCAGCGCGCGGGCCGACCGGATGGTGGACCGTGTCGCCGACCGCCTGCTGCACCGACCGGGCGCGGCCCCCAAGGGCACCGACGGTCTCGCGCCGCCGCACGGGCAGACACCGTGACGCGTACGGCGCCGGGCCCCGAGGGCGACACGGCGGGAATCGTGTCACGGTGCCTGGCGGCCCTGGTCGACGCGATCGTGGTGGCGGGCATCGGCCTCGCCGCATACCTCGCCTTCGGCGGCCTGCGACTGCTCGTCACCGGGCCGCCCTTCCGCATGCCCGACCTCTCCGGCTGGCTGACCGGTGTGCTCGGCTGGGCCCTGGCCGTCGTCTACCTGGCTCTGAGCTGGGTCACTTCCGGAGGCACCGTCGGCGACTGGCTGCTGGGGCTGCGTGTCACCGGCCGCACCGGGCGGCTGCTCGGCATCCCCCGCGCGCTGCTGCGGGCCGTGCTGTGCGTCGTCCTTCCCGTAGGCCTGCTCTGGGTTCCCTTCAGCCGGCGCCATGCCTCGGTCCAGGACGTCGCCCTGGCCAGCGCCGTGCACTATCACCACTTCTGACACCACCAGCGTCGCCCCGGCAGGCTGCTCGGGGGGCTCATCGCCTACGGTGCGTGTTGAATCGACGACGAGGAGAGGGCGATGACGCACAAGGCGTTGATCACGGGGATCGGCGGCAGGGAACCGAAGATCGACGGGACGGCCTTCGTGGCGCCCACGTCGTCGGTCATCGGCGACGTGACGGTGGAGGCCGGAGCGAGTGTCTGGTACGGGGCGGTGCTGCGCGGCGATGTCGAGCGGATCTCCGTGGGGGCGCGGAGCAACATCCAGGACAACTGCACGCTCCACGCCGATCCGGGGTTTCCCGTCAGCATCGGGGAGCGGGTGTCCGTGGGGCACAACGCGGTGGTGCACGGGGCGACCGTCGGGGACGACTGCCTGGTCGGCATGGGGGCGACCGTGCTGAACGGTGCCGTCATCGGCGCGGGATCGCTGGTGGCCGCGCAGGCCCTCGTGCCGCAGGGCATGCAGGTGCCGCCGGGGTCACTGGTGGCGGGAGTGCCGGCCAAGGTGAAGCGGGAGCTGACGCAGGAAGAGCGCGAGGGCGTCACGCTCAACGGCACGCTGTACGCGGACCTCGCCAAGGCGCACCACGAGGTGCACGACAGGGCCTAGGCCTCAGTCGGCGGCCGGGACGGGCTCCGGTTCGGCCGCTTCCCTCTCGGCCGCCGCCTTCTTCGCCTTGCGCTTCAGCACCAGCATCGACGTCAGGCCGATCAGCACGGCAGCTACCAGGCCCAGGTACGAGAACCGCTTCAGCCAGTCCTCGGCGACGACGCCCACGTAGTAGATGACGGCCGTCGTGCCGCCCGCCCAGCAGATGCCGCCGAGGACGTTGGCGAGCAGGAACTTCCAGTACGGCATGTGGAGGACGCCCGCGAGCGGGCCGGCGAAGATGCGCAGCAGGGCGACGAAGCGGCCGAAGAAGACGGCCCACATGCCCCACTTCTCGAAGGACCGCTCGGCGGTGGCGACATGTCCCTCGCTGAAGTGCCTCGGGAACTTCCCGCCCAGCCAGGCCAGCAGCGGGCGTCCGCCCTTGCGGCCGATCGCGTAGCCGATGGAGTCGCCGATGACGGCACCGGCGGTCGCGCACGCGCCGAGCACGATCGGGTTGATGCCGGAGTGCTGCGAGGACAGCAGGGCCGCCGAGACCAGGACGATCTCGCCCGGCAGCGGGATGCCCAGGCTCTCCAGACCGATGACCAGCGCCACCACGGCATAGACGGCCCCGGCGGGTACGGTGTCGAGCCACTCCTGGACGTGCAACGCCGGTTCCTCCCGTTGAAAAAACGCTTCGTTCCCTGCATTCCCGGCGTGCGCCCGAAAGGGGCGCACGCCGGGAAGCCTACCGGGTCAGCCCGTTGAGGCGCCGTCCCAGAGATCGCACTGGTGTTCCTGATGGACAGAGGTGCTGAGGGTGTTCCCGCCCTTGGACGCCGTCTTCAGCGAGAGCACCGTCCCGGGGACACCGGGCATCACCGGCTGCCCCTCGGCACGCGGCACACCGTCCCGTACGAAGGATCCCCAGTACTGCACCATCTGCCGCGAGAGCACCCTCTGCTCGGCGTTCAGCGGGGAATCCAGACCGAACTGCCTGAAGAGGTACTGGACCTCGTTCACGTGGGTCGCACCGAAGTCGAAGTCCGTGTGCAGGTTGCGCAGGGAGGCGAAGGGCGGGGAGGTGAGGTCGGCGAACTCGTACGAGTAGACCCGGCCGCGGGTGGCGAGCAGGCCGTCGAGCCGCAGTGCCGGGCAGCTGAACAGCGTGTCGCCCAGTGCGGTGGCATAGGCGATCGTCGGCGTCGGGTAGGCCGACAGCGGGTAGCGCTGCAGGGCCTGCTCGCCGAAGGCGTTCCGCATGACGTCGGGATACTGCCCGGCCGTGAGCGGCGTGCCGTTCAGGTCATAGGCGGCGAAGGCGAACAGACGCCCCTCGTCCTTGTTCGAGCCGTTGATCACCGGCACACGGGACGCGGTCCCGTTCGCGACGGCCTCCTCCGGCTGCACCGGCAGGAAGGCACCGCCGGCCACCGGGCCCCAGTCGAAGCCGCCCTGGGCCTCAAGGATCTCGCGAGCGGACTTGCCGCGCAGACACGCGATGTCCGTGCAGCCGAGCTTCTTCACGAAGTCGGCCCCCTGAGCCACCGCGTCCTGGTGCGTGCGTGCGCCGCAGTCGTCGTAGGCACCGCTCTCGATGATGCCCGCGCGGAACAGGCCCCTCGCCGTCGGTGAGGCCAGCTGGGTGCAGACCGAGCGGCCGCCCGCCGACTCGCCCGCGATCGTGACCCGGGCCGGATCGCCGCCGAAGCGGGAGATGTTGGCGCGCACCCAGCGCAGCGCCGCCTGTTGGTCGAGCATGCCGAAGTTGCCGGAGACCCGGTCGTGCGTCTCGCCGTCGAGACCGGCCGTGGCGAGGAAACCCATCGCGCCGAGGCGGTAGTTGACGGTCACGACGACCGTTCCCGTCTGCCGCGCGAAGGTGTCGGGCACGACGTCCTGACCGGCACCGGCGGTCAGTCCGCCGCCGTGGAACCAGACCAGGACCGACCGCCTGGCAAAGCCGTCGGGGACGTACACGTTCAGGTCCAGGCAGCTCTCGGTGTACGAGGGCTGCTCGTAGCCTGGATCCCAACTCGCGCTCTGTACGCACTTGTTGCCGAAGTCCCGTGCGGAGCGCACCCCGTGCCAGGCCCGGACGGCGTGCGGCGCACGCCAGCGGAGCCTGCCGACCGGCGGCTCGGCGTACGGGATGCCGAGGAACTGCCGTCCCTCGGCGGTGCTTTCGCCGCGTACCCGGCCCGCATCGGTACGGACGACGGGGTCGCCGTGCGCGGCGGCCTGCGCCGGCACCGGGGCGACGAGGACGGCCGCGAGGGCCGTCAGCACGAGGGCGATTCGGCGTATCACGAGCCCACCTCCACGTTCGTCCGCAGTCGAAGATCACGCGAGGACGCACCGACCCACACGGGGCGGCGGCCGGTCCCGAGCACCCAGTGATGGCGCCTGGGGTCCCATGAGGACAGGGTGCGCGCGGCGACGTCCACCTCGACCCGCCGCCGCTCCCCCGCACGCAGGGTCAGCCGCCGGTAGCCTCCCAACACCCGTACCGGCTGGTCGAGTCGGAGCCGGGGCGAGGGTCCGACGTACACCTGCGGCACGGCCACGCCCTCGCGCCGCCCGGTGTTGCGGACGCCGAAGGACACCGCCAGGCCACGCCGCGTCCAGCGCGCCCGCACGTCCTCGTACGAGAAGGAGGTGTACGACAGTCCGTGCCCGAAGGGGAACAGCGGCCGTACGCCCTCGGCGTCGTACCAGCGGTAGCCGGCGTGGATGCCTTCCGAGTACTCCTCGGTGCCGTCCACGCCCGGGTAGCGGTGGGGGTCGCCGGCCACGGGGTGGTGGTCGTCGTCGGCCGGGAAGGACTGGGTGAGACGGCCGCCGGGGTCGCGGTCGCCGAACAGGACGGCGGCGGTGGCGGCCGCGCCCTCCTGGCCCGGGTAGTACATCTGGAGCACGGCCCCGGTGCGCCTCAGCCAGGGCATCGACGTCGAGGACGAGGTGTTGAGGACGACGGTGGTGCGCGGGTTGGCCGCCGTGACGGCCTCGATCAGCTGCTCCTGGTGGCCAGGAAGGGCGATCGTGGCCCGGTCCAGGCCCTCGGTCGCGTCCTCGTAGGCGAACAGCACCACGTTCCGCGCGGCCCGTGCGGCGGCGACGGCCTCGGTGACGTCCCGCGCCCGGGTCGCGCCGGTACTGCGCCGCAGCCGGAAGAGCAGGCCGTCGGCCCCTCCTTGTGCGGTGATCCGCAGCGCATGGGCGCCCTTGGCGAGCGTCAGGGTCTTGCGGCGCACCGAGAGCCCGTCGGGGGCCGCCGAGACGAGCCCTCCCGTGAAGAACTCGCCGTATCCGGGGGCCTGCGGGAACAACTCCGTGCCGTCCAGGAGCACCTTGGGGCGTGCCGTGGGCGCGGACGAGAAGTGCAGGACGAGGGTCCACTCGTCGGCGTCGGGGACGGTGAGCGTTCCGTCGTACGTCCAGACCTTGCCGGCGTCGACCCGGCGGCCCTCGCTGTCGAGGGCGGGGCTCAGCGCGGACGCCGGGATCGCCTTGCCGAACAGGTCCTCGCCGAGTGCGTAAGTCACTTTCCCGGCACGGGACTTGATGACGTCCAGCGGGCTGTCGGCGTGGTCCGGCACGACGTGCGCGCTCCCGCCGCCGCTGACGAAGGGCAGGGCGCCGGTCGGGCCGATCACCGCGACGCCGGTGCCCTCGGCCAGGGGCAGGGTGCGGTGCTCGTTGCGCAGCAGGGTGGCGCCCGCCTCGGCGACCTCCCGGGCCAGGGCCGCGCCGGCCGGTGCGTCGCGCTCCGGGCGCGGCGGCGCGCTGCCGTCGAGCAGCCCGAAGCGGTCCATGACGGCGAGGATCCGGCGTACGGCACGGTCGACGTACCGCTCGGGCACACTGCCGTTCCGCACGGCCGACTTGAGCGCCGTACCGAAATGGGTGCCGTCGGGCATCTCCATGTCGAGGCCGGCGGTGATCGCCGCGACGGTGCTGTGCGCGGCGAACCAGTCGGTCATCACCCAGCCCTCGAAGCCCCACTGGTCGCGCAGGATGTCCGTGAGCAGTGTCTTGTTCTCGCACGCGAACGTGCCGTTGACCTTGTTGTAGGCGCCCATCACCGCGCCGGTGCCGGCCGCGACGGCCGCCTCGAAGCCGCGCAGTTCGGTCTCGTGCATGGTCTGCTCGTCGACCCGCACGTCGATCGACATGCGGTCCTGCTCCTGGTTGTTCATCGCGTAGTGCTTGACGGTGGCGATCAGGCCCTCGTCCTGGATGCCGCCGATCTCCGCGGCGACCAGGTCGGAGGCGAGCAGCGGATCCTCGCTGAAGGTCTCGAAGTTGCGGCCCGCGTACGGGGTGCGGATGAGGTTGACCATCGGGGAGAGCAGGACGTCCTGACCCAGAGCGCGGCCCTCGCGGCCGATGACCTGTCCGTAGCGGCGGGCCAGGTCGGGGTCGAAGGCGGAGGCCAGCAGGACGGGGGCGGGCAGGGCGGTGGCGTGCTGGGTGACGCGGACGCCGGCCGGGCCGTCGGCGAGTCGGAGCCGGGGAATGCCGAGGCGCTCGACCGGGGGGACGTAGCCCGCCTGGCCGAGCGAGTCCGGGTCGGTGGCGCCGTGCAGGAGGGAGATCTTCTCGTCGAGGGTGAGCCGGGCGACGAGGCCTTCGACGCGGGGACCGGCCCCCGCCTCGGGTCTGTCCAGCGCGTGTGCGGGGGGCGTGAGACCGCTGGTGGCCGCCGAGGCGACGGCTATCGCGCCGCCCAGCAGTCGTAGCGCGGATCTCCGGGAGACAGTGTCGGTCATGGGCCGTCACTCCTTCGGTGTGCGGGCACGACGGTGTGCACCGCAGGTGCGCCCCGGTGTCCCGGTCTGCGTTCGGCATCTGAACGCACCATGCGTCAGGCCGACTTGGCACCCCGGTGGCAGCTACGGGCGCGGCGGGAAAACTAGAACGGCCAGTGACTCGTGTCAATGAACCGAACAGGAAACGTCCGGATGCCGACAAGAACCGAAGCCGGGGCCGCCCGGCCGGGGCGGCCCCGCACGACTCCCTATGAGCCCGACATGTCCGACGTGCCAAACGCGCCAAACGCGCCCGACGTGCCTGGCCTGCCCCACGTGCTCAAGGTGACCGAGGTGGTCGTCGTGACCCTGTTCGCCACGGAGGTGGCCGCACCCAGGACGTGAGCGGGGAGAGTGCGCACCTCGTCCAGAGGCGCGGGCGGTGCGGAAGGTGTCGTATCGCTGTGGACCTGCGCGAACCGCTCCTCGTACTGCTCGCCCTGCGCGTCCTCGGACTTCTGCGCCCGGGGCCGGGGCTGGGGCCGGGCGTCGGGCGCCTTCGGCGTACTGCCGGAAGAGCCCTCCGTCTCCGCGCGACCGCCGTCCCCCGATCCGCCCTTCTTCTCCGTGAGGCCGGGGCCGTCGTCCACGGCTTCCAGCAGCCACCGCTGCCCGGCGGAACCGTCCCGCGTGCCGACGACGACGTGCGCCCCCTTGCCCGGCGCGACGAGCAGCCCCTTGCCGCCGCGCAGCAGGAGTTCCCCGCGG
It encodes:
- a CDS encoding DMT family transporter, whose protein sequence is MTAFFALSTSLMWGLADFGGGLLTRRAPALTVVVVSQGIAAVVLGVIMVATGGWSEAGPRLWFAFAAGLVGPVALFSFYKALALGPMGVVSPLATLSVAVPVGVGLVLGERPGLMQVAGIAVAVTGVVLAGGPQLKGAPVQRQAILLTLVAALGFGTVFALITEASASVTGLFLALFVQRLTNVAGGGIALYVSVKRGGEALPAGGFPWASLPALASVGLADVAANGTYSVAAQHGPVTVAAVLASLYPVVTALAARGFLSERLRGIQAAGAGLALVGTLLLATG
- a CDS encoding acyltransferase is translated as MPKRKNTFSSWRRSLTQRAVHAGWAWVQRTGSVTAQHPGRFRFGALGAHTRLAFPLGTVFGEPWIHLGSHCIVGEQVTLTAGLMPDLDLGPDPILRIGDGVVLGRGSHVIADTTVTIGSDCYFGPYVYVTSTNHSYDDPHEPIGKQWPRMEPVAIGSGCWIGTGAVILPGARIGRNVVVAAGAVVRGVVPDHAVVAGAPARVVRRWTAGEGWQPPLRTPAPVPIPDGITPEQLRALSELDEETVARLAELDAEA
- a CDS encoding RDD family protein, whose protein sequence is MTRTAPGPEGDTAGIVSRCLAALVDAIVVAGIGLAAYLAFGGLRLLVTGPPFRMPDLSGWLTGVLGWALAVVYLALSWVTSGGTVGDWLLGLRVTGRTGRLLGIPRALLRAVLCVVLPVGLLWVPFSRRHASVQDVALASAVHYHHF
- a CDS encoding gamma carbonic anhydrase family protein, whose translation is MTHKALITGIGGREPKIDGTAFVAPTSSVIGDVTVEAGASVWYGAVLRGDVERISVGARSNIQDNCTLHADPGFPVSIGERVSVGHNAVVHGATVGDDCLVGMGATVLNGAVIGAGSLVAAQALVPQGMQVPPGSLVAGVPAKVKRELTQEEREGVTLNGTLYADLAKAHHEVHDRA
- a CDS encoding DedA family protein → MHVQEWLDTVPAGAVYAVVALVIGLESLGIPLPGEIVLVSAALLSSQHSGINPIVLGACATAGAVIGDSIGYAIGRKGGRPLLAWLGGKFPRHFSEGHVATAERSFEKWGMWAVFFGRFVALLRIFAGPLAGVLHMPYWKFLLANVLGGICWAGGTTAVIYYVGVVAEDWLKRFSYLGLVAAVLIGLTSMLVLKRKAKKAAAEREAAEPEPVPAAD
- a CDS encoding carboxylesterase/lipase family protein, with protein sequence MIRRIALVLTALAAVLVAPVPAQAAAHGDPVVRTDAGRVRGESTAEGRQFLGIPYAEPPVGRLRWRAPHAVRAWHGVRSARDFGNKCVQSASWDPGYEQPSYTESCLDLNVYVPDGFARRSVLVWFHGGGLTAGAGQDVVPDTFARQTGTVVVTVNYRLGAMGFLATAGLDGETHDRVSGNFGMLDQQAALRWVRANISRFGGDPARVTIAGESAGGRSVCTQLASPTARGLFRAGIIESGAYDDCGARTHQDAVAQGADFVKKLGCTDIACLRGKSAREILEAQGGFDWGPVAGGAFLPVQPEEAVANGTASRVPVINGSNKDEGRLFAFAAYDLNGTPLTAGQYPDVMRNAFGEQALQRYPLSAYPTPTIAYATALGDTLFSCPALRLDGLLATRGRVYSYEFADLTSPPFASLRNLHTDFDFGATHVNEVQYLFRQFGLDSPLNAEQRVLSRQMVQYWGSFVRDGVPRAEGQPVMPGVPGTVLSLKTASKGGNTLSTSVHQEHQCDLWDGASTG
- a CDS encoding beta-glucosidase family protein; its protein translation is MTDTVSRRSALRLLGGAIAVASAATSGLTPPAHALDRPEAGAGPRVEGLVARLTLDEKISLLHGATDPDSLGQAGYVPPVERLGIPRLRLADGPAGVRVTQHATALPAPVLLASAFDPDLARRYGQVIGREGRALGQDVLLSPMVNLIRTPYAGRNFETFSEDPLLASDLVAAEIGGIQDEGLIATVKHYAMNNQEQDRMSIDVRVDEQTMHETELRGFEAAVAAGTGAVMGAYNKVNGTFACENKTLLTDILRDQWGFEGWVMTDWFAAHSTVAAITAGLDMEMPDGTHFGTALKSAVRNGSVPERYVDRAVRRILAVMDRFGLLDGSAPPRPERDAPAGAALAREVAEAGATLLRNEHRTLPLAEGTGVAVIGPTGALPFVSGGGSAHVVPDHADSPLDVIKSRAGKVTYALGEDLFGKAIPASALSPALDSEGRRVDAGKVWTYDGTLTVPDADEWTLVLHFSSAPTARPKVLLDGTELFPQAPGYGEFFTGGLVSAAPDGLSVRRKTLTLAKGAHALRITAQGGADGLLFRLRRSTGATRARDVTEAVAAARAARNVVLFAYEDATEGLDRATIALPGHQEQLIEAVTAANPRTTVVLNTSSSTSMPWLRRTGAVLQMYYPGQEGAAATAAVLFGDRDPGGRLTQSFPADDDHHPVAGDPHRYPGVDGTEEYSEGIHAGYRWYDAEGVRPLFPFGHGLSYTSFSYEDVRARWTRRGLAVSFGVRNTGRREGVAVPQVYVGPSPRLRLDQPVRVLGGYRRLTLRAGERRRVEVDVAARTLSSWDPRRHHWVLGTGRRPVWVGASSRDLRLRTNVEVGS